The sequence CTTTACCTCCATCTTGCCCCTACAGGTGACAGAAGCGATTAACCGACGCGTTTCGTCTTCGAGGACACGCGCTGGCCATCTCGGCACCGTGAAATCGCAGATAAGCCGTTCGAATTCGAAGGCGGGTAGCTCGAGACGCTCGTAAAACGGCGGAGAACGAAGGAACGGGTGGAGGGTGGAACGAAGAGAGTTATCAGGATGCATTAGGTCGCTCGTGGAGACCGCCATTAAGGGCTATCTGCCGCTGGCGTTACTTACAACTGAATTTAGTGCGAGCTCGTGGCCGGCTAGCTACGAACAACCGGTAGCACGGATTTCTATTAGCTTCCACTTCTACTAGTTGGATAGAAGCGTCGGGTCATTTAGAAGCCAGGCCACCTTCGTTGCATCTTCAGGGGACTTATCTGACCAATCGTTCTCCACGAATTACCTGAAAATCCCTGGAATTTATGCAGCAAGAGGAGAGAAGTGGAAATAGAAGCGGCctttaatttttgataaatcgaCGAAGGTTCTATGGCGATAGAAGATATAACACAAGTAACACTGAAGCTTCATTTACAagtttttttcaatttataattcattcgtGAGCGTTGTATTTATTGTATGGTGTAGATCTCTCTAAGTGCCGCTGGTAGATCtcttaaattctttcttcgcgtctttataaattgataaacaATCTACCGCggtggaaaatttgaataataataaagtatgaATATTAACAATCAAGTAACAATAGAACTTCGtcgtgaaaaattcataaaaccCCTAAATCCATCTAAACTGTTTGACTGTCTTCACTTCTAACCAGATCACATTCGTTGCATCTCTGCATGATTTATTTGACCGATCATTCTCGACGAATTATCCAAGAATGTCTGGAATTTATGCAGCAAAGGTTGTTGAAGAGAGAAGCAATCTCTTCGGTTGCATCTCCTTCGTTTCACATTTCGACTTTTACGAGCAGGTGGAGGTTTCTCTACGCGGAAGTTATGACTCGAGGAATCAATGCATTGGAGATCGCGAAGGGTTGTTACGCATAAATTTTGAACGAGCATGTGACGAGATGCTGAATTGGAATTGCTGTTTTAGACATTGTTCGCattctgatattttaatagGTAGGATAAGTTTGACGGTTTAAGAGCCCAAGGATTCATGCAGTTTCGTTAATATTTCGCGGAATTATCGAAACTTCTTGTAGACTTCATCGAAATCGACATCAGaatttaagtatttttataagtGGGTGGAGCAGTTCAGTGGAGAATTTTTTGACGAATAATTGAAACCTAGAAACAGACATATCTATCAAATATTCTACTAAACTTCCatgaaattcatgaaaaatgtCATAAACATCGTGACTCACTTTCACTCGAATTTCTACAAACGACAAACCTTCCTCACATACGATAGACGCGAAGAACGCGTAAAAGAGCAACTGTAAAATTCGTGATTCAATTTCCAATCAACCTTAACTACGTGACCAGCACTGAAACACCCAAATACCTTTCGtcgcctctttctctctcagaATGTCAACAAATTCTCATAATTTCACGCAATTCTAGGAATTTCTGTCTCAAGAACCGTCCGGGTTGTATCTCTGATTCAGAGAAATCGTTTCCTCGGTGTCAGAGGAAAAAGTCGTACGCCGTGTCGGGATTGACATCATCGGCACGGCGCAAggtagaaaaaagaagacaagaaGAAGACGATCGGGCGACAGAAGACCCGTTTCACGGCTGGCTGGCCAAATGGATCAGTAATTTTCCTACGATGCACTAACGAGCTCGTTATTAAACTTCGTATTCACCAAGTTTCGCAAGGCCATCGAGCGCAACGAAGGTTGAGAACTAATCTTTGCCAGTCGTCAATACCCTGAGTCGTGAACTTCAGGGACGTGGTTACTTAAGTGACTACATGGAATCGAGATGCACTCGCAAAACCGCGTTATCGATCGCGACCGCTTTTGTTTTACTGATGCTGCCTCGCAATCGATCCACCGAGACTAATTATACAACAGTCGATCGCATCTCGAGGACCTCCGtgaggagaagagagaaactCGAACTTCGTCGCATCAGACGATGAAAGGTGAAAATGTGACGATTAAGGTAaacgtatacatataacgCTTTGAGTAACAAATATGATGTAAATGAACGAGATTAGGATTGGTAATAGAGGCTGATGACGCATTAATGCAAAGTGTATGAGCTCCTCCAGGAACATGACAAGTTTATGTAAATATGATACGATATTTTTGGAAAGTTGAACATGGTAATGTGTTAACGTTgaagtatttttatctttcttttggATTGCAGAACGAATGAGCAAGCTAAATTTGCATAGGTTAAAGTATAAGTTGAAGCGAAGGTGagtggaaattaaaataaatgaggAAAAAATCGGGGAAGGCCAGTGTGCtattaaatttgcataagtTAAAGTAGCAATTGAAATGAGGATGAGCGGAAATTAAAgtaaatgagaagaaaaaataggaTTGCGAGGAAAACAAACGTGTGTAATGTTGCTGTAATAGAACAGTAAATTAGTGAATTGTATTTATCTCTGAAATTGTATAACGAAGGTTAGAGATGAATTAGAAGCGAGCAGTTGAAAtggggaagaaaaaaaaagaaaaaaagaaaaaagaagccaGTTGTTTAGCAGAATGGCAACGTATtcagattaaattattttctttccttggATATTTTAAGGGGAAGCAGGTTAAttagaatagaaattgaaGCAAACGAAAAAAACTGTATAGTATCAAGTTGTATAGTTTCTTCTAGGAAAGTAGGTCAGATTGAATCGCGAGTTCTTGAAGAGtaagaaggaaaattgaaGTAAGACGAGAATtaataagaaggaaaaaatactCGTACGACAAGATATGAGAAATAGTTGCATATCTCGGAGACAGGTTTGAGAAATAGAGTGTTACGTGCAATGTGCTAGGAAAATTGTATAGCgtgataataatagtaatagtgTGTTGTAATGCCTATCGATAGATCCGTTGATAATCAACATTTAATGACTATCCTAATGTACACGTATTCGGcttatgtattttattgcatagAACACGAATATGTTGctttttactatttttgaatattattcaataGATCTAAATTCTTGAATGTGATTTCTTTTGAAAACACCACTAttcaaaataagaaattgcAGTGAAACGGGTTGTGAAAATAAGTTGTAATAAGAGGATTGAATCGAGAAACTAAGATAACAGAATTAAAGTAGAAGATTGagataacaattaaattaaatctgaTATTTAGATCTGTACATATTTTCAAGTTAATAATCTGTTACTTAGTTTTTTTATAACGATTAGATGGAATTTAGTACTACGTAGTTCTTGAAACTTCAAgcgaatatcgaaatatcaataaaacGTACCTGAAAACGACATCCCAGTCCAAAGCTCGTTGCCGACTTCGTTTCTGTAGAGTTTCGGCCGCATACTTGGCGCAGATTCTCTCGTAAACGCAAACGTTACTGCCCAACTCCGATATCAACTTCTTCTCCACTTGGCTAACATCTAGAATTTCTTCGTCGTGTACCAGAGGTAGGTCTCGTCTTACTCGGTTGACGTAAGTCTCTAAAAACGAGAGGTAAAACTGTGCTAAATGTCAGAATCGTTTCGCAATTAGTGAAACGACTTCATGGAATGGCTGTCGAAAATTCTCACACTGTTCTTGAACGATATCTTTAACATTCCCGGTAGCTTCGTCAAGATCTccaattcaatttaataatttccgaatcgataaatttcattcttaatgAACCATCGTTGTCAGACGAGTTAATGCACTATACGAATACCAATACAGGCTGTTATATACCTAGACAGGTTACTGTCATCAATCCAAGTGACAATCCACGTTTCCATCATTCAGAACCGTCAAATAACTATCCCTAGCTAATGACCAATTAACGGCGTGACTCCTTCAACGTTCACTTTAACGAAAATTGACATATCTCGATAGCATTCCATCCGCGGTCGCGTGTTCGCCTGTCATTGCTGACTGCTCGTCAAATTTCACGCATCTAAATTTCACACtctatcgaattatcgatattaaaaccGATTTATTAATCAATCCTTGGTCCTAAAAATTCCTCTCTCAGCCATTTCATAATACGTATGAAACGCGCAATGACATATAAGAGAAGCgtgaattgaattattttttaaatttattaatatctatagCAAATAAATCGGAACatggaagagaaaattttgaaaaatattgaaaattggtgtatattgattataattttttatgattattgataattaccaaacttgtgaaaataaattggtATATTGCTAAACTGGAAAACCAATGGATTCTCAATTAATTGCGCGTACAGAATTATAGATTAGTATTATCAAATCCTCTTTAAGTAGAGATTACTAGTACTGGATTTATTACATTGGATGTCAGTAATACTCGGTCTACTcaattcaaaatttgtaaCACTGACCCAGTATTGtgtgtattaatttataatgtttgcgttaaatgtataaaatttctcgaCAAGATCCAAGAAATTCAGAAGTTCTACCAATAAAATATCGCTTTTGGtgtctataaaatataaaatgtaaaaatatatcaaaacaGATATTAAACACAAACTATAATCAATCACGAGgtaataacaagaaaaattgttaattgccatagaaaaagggaaaatgtATCTAAAAAAAGCAGTACATAAATTATCGTTGCAAGCAGTGACAATCGAATGCTTAGGTGGcgatttcatttaatttcgtGGAGAAGCATCACAGGTGTGTTAAACGCGAGACGATAACGAGCGACGGGAAAGATAAATTGCTATACCACAAATTAGAGCCAGCTTTTCTGTCATAGCGGTGCGCGCGACAAATAATTAGCAAGAGCGGGTTCCGGCGAAAGAACCTGGCCTGACCGTCTTTGTGAACGTTTTGTACGCTCACTGAATATTATACGTACACCGATGGTAAATAAGGACCAGGCGCTCGTTCAAATCACTTCGAGCGACGATGATTCGCCGTGGAAACTGCTATTACGGTCGAAAACACCGAAAATGTCCCGTAATTGCCGGCAGCTTAACAAAGGCGCGCTCAAAATATTATGCAACGCGACTGGGAAGAAGAATCATGCGaaagaatgaaacatttaagTCGAAGGATAGGAAAATAAAGCGGATTTTGGATAATTTATAAGACgttcatgaaaaatatctttacgaagagaatgaagaaataaaatctaaatccGGGTTTGCTTCATCTTCCAATGTTTCACTCGCAAATACTATAGCGAATGTTTtactttttgatattttgtatgtttttgCATATAGACATTCTGTAATCTTATATATCTcgtttttggaatttttcaatttcggaAGTTTGGCTAGAAtacagaaataagaaataaatagaaagatagAAATGTTTGAGACGTAGAGTTTTTAGTAGGAATTTGTACGTAAGCTAGTACATAGTATGATTTTAGTACGTTCAGAAGAGTTTCATTTTTGATACTGTAAAACAAATGATTTATGTTGTAATACAGAATTTGGAAACCTATATTTCACGTAGACATGTGCAATTAAATGACTACCCATTTGAGGCAAGTATGATCATAATCGAAATCATCCCTTAAGTACACTTAATCTAGACATAGGTCTCTTAACTGTCTGTAAAATGTTACTGTCTAGTTTTAATTTGTATCAAAGAAATACATCAAGAAGCTTCCgcttctttccctctttttacgataataatatgttACTCGTAAGAAACATCATTTGAAGTTAAATAGAAATGATCCACAAGTTAGTCTACTGTATAGTATGTTAGTATACTGAATTGGACATTTGTAATACTGCACCTACCtctaatattaacaatattaataacattaggtttattaaattagaaatttataatatttgtcccaattgaaaattattaatattaaaattattaaaaatctccCACATTACATCCagcaaattttccaaaataaatcCTCCAATTCACTCTAACAATAACCATTAATTACTAAGAATCCGTGCTAATTACCAAGAGCAAACAGTGATTAACGACAACATGTTTGTCCAGGAAACAACGGAGAGTTACGCggacgttacatggtattccGAGAGAGAAGTTGCAACAAGTGGAACACTTTCGCTTTCGCTGCTCGTCCATTCGATTCACGCCCGAAACTACAGGCTAGACGAATCACCTATACACTGAAGTTCAACCTCTTTTTGCGTTGAATGTACTTAACTGATCGGTGATCGAAGTGGAAGAACATTGAACTTGATCGTGCGACAGATTTCTGTTCCTGTGATTCATTCAAAAACGTGATGATATTCTGCTGGTTTCTTACTATTGACTTGAATGAATCTCGTcgcattttcttatttatttagtagataaaaaatatctgtaaaatcCTAAGTCACCGAGTCGAagtatttttgaattatttttataattctgcGTAAGTAgttcctttttattaaatgaattttaaatgaaaatcacCTGGATTCAACGAGTACGCAAGTTTCTTCACGAAATTAGTGATCCTCACAGCGGCTGTAATCACGGGGAAGCCGATCAACTGCACCGGAAGGTGGAAGGCAGGTTCCTCTGGACCCGGTGCCGCGTTCACCAACGTCACCGCAAGGAAGCAACATCCCAGGATCAAACACGCATTTGTCATTTGCATCTTAGAACGCTATCTAACAAATTAATCGCATTGTTTccatatttattgttattccatgtattatttctgttatCGTTATTGTTTCCACATGAACGTTTGTACATTGTATGAACtgtgaattaaatttaatcccTCGCAAGAAGCTAATATATTAATCCCACCACCATACACAACTTCGACCGCGttctaatttcaaatttctgaaattctcCGAACAATTCTCCATTTAATTGGTTTCCAAACGATTCAGTGGTCTTCATAGACCGCGAAGAACATTAAAAACTTCAAACTTCGATATActtcattaataatttccattcaCAACTTCATTCCACCCGAATCTATCACAgtcgtaaattttataaattgcccattcaaacaaattctaaattattcaaCGTTTTTCAACGACCATAGGAAATTCAACCAAAACTCGGTCAACCCCAATTctacttataattatacataattatcaATATACAAATCCATTTCATCCGAACAGTTTCAAGCATCTCAACTACAAAGTTCACAAATTCTTCAAGCAATTCCCGGCTCAAGCAACTTTCACGCAAGTCAACGctttttaacaattacataaaacatttgaaacCATTCAAAACCACGACCAACAGCAGCACTCTTTACCAATACTCTCTATTTACAAATCCATTCTAGTCGAACTTATTCTCCCTACGATTATTCACTCTCCAGCCACTAGAGAAAACGTTCGAAATCTCAATCAATCTGAATACATTCCACTTGGAAAGCCGAAACTTCAGGAACACCCAAAACCTCTATCAATC comes from Bombus pyrosoma isolate SC7728 linkage group LG2, ASM1482585v1, whole genome shotgun sequence and encodes:
- the LOC122575519 gene encoding uncharacterized protein LOC122575519, producing the protein MQMTNACLILGCCFLAVTLVNAAPGPEEPAFHLPVQLIGFPVITAAVRITNFVKKLAYSLNPETYVNRVRRDLPLVHDEEILDVSQVEKKLISELGSNVCVYERICAKYAAETLQKRSRQRALDWDVVFSEYKSSPNPMKENYLLSVFLGDIIGSPRLCHQLAKRGRGCDETTLTD